A segment of the uncultured Desulfobulbus sp. genome:
GGCTGGACCGGGTCAGGCAGACACTGGGCACATTGCTCAGCTTCACCTTGCCCACATTCATCCAGAGCAGACCAAATACCTTCCCCTTTTCCCGAAGATGCAATTCATCGGGAGTGCCAACGAGACGAACGATCACCTGGGAATCTGCGGGCACCTGCCCGGTTATTTCAATATCGGCCCCATTGTACTGGGCGCCCATGTCAATCGAGTTTGGCTGCAGACTCAGGGTGGTGGTGGCTGCCAGCCCCAGAGAGGGAGCCGCCAGGAGACAGGCCGCCAGGACCAGCGGACGAACACGAAGAAAACTCAATATGCGCATGTTAATGTCCTCCCGCATAGCTTAAAAGAATATCAGGCGTAATCAGAAGATCGCAGAGCATCTTGACCATGACCACCAAGACCAGGGTTGCCAGCAGAATTTTTAGATGCTCACCACCAAGTTTTTTCCCCACCTTGGCCCCAATCTGAGCGCCAATGGCCGAGCCGATCAAGAGGAGCAGAGCCAAAACGAAATCCACCGTGTGATTTTTGGCAGCCTGCATCACGGTGACGTTCATACAGGTAAAAAGAATCTGGAAAAGGGAGGTACCAACGACGACATGCATGGGCATGCGCAGCAGATAGACCATCACCGGAACCATGATAAAACCGCCACCAACGCCCATGATCGCGGCAAGCACGCCAACGAGGATGCCTAAAACAAAGGGCATAAACAGGGAGAGGCGAATACCTGAGCGCTCAAAATCCATTTGAAAGGGAAGAATACCGATCAGTTTCGCATAGAGCGATTCTTTTGGCTCAACCTCAACACTTCCCTCCTGCTTGGATTTGCGCATGGATTGTAGGCTTTCAAGAAACATATAACCGCCGACAAAGCCAAGCATCAGGACGTAGGTTACGGTGATGAGAAAATCAGCGTTGCCCATCTTTCGTAAAAAGGCAATCACCTGAACGCCCAGGGTACCCCCGACAATACCGCCAATGAGCAACAGCAGCCCCATCTTGATATCCACATTGCCCTGGCGAAAGTGGGCCAGCGTTCCAGAGGTCGAGGCACCGACAATCTGATTGGAGTCCGATGCCGCTGCCACTGTGGGGGGAATCCCCAGCATAATCAGGAGCGGGGTCATGAGGAAGCCACCGCCGACACCGAAGATGCCCGACAGGAGGCCGACCACTCCACCAAGACCGAAAATCGCCAGACAATTGACGCTGGCTCCGGCTATGGGGAGGTAAAGATTCATTGAAAGATCCATCTCATCCTCTTGAAAATTTCTGTTGTTGTTATCGTCCCCACCTTCTGGCTGAGAACGCTCTTACTCAATTCGTCCCGTTTACTTACGTCATTGGAGGCAGGTTCTCGGCAAGCAAGGGAGCCTTACCGGCAGCCACAACCTCCAGTTTGCAACGCAACCGGTGACGCAGGGCTCGCAAAAAAAGAGCCTCTTTGGCACTGATCCTGGCTGCGGAACCTGTCGTTTCACAGACCAGAAGCCCTATCCGGTAATGGTTGACAAATTGAATGATCTCTTCTTCATACGTTCCTTCGCTGACAAAATAATTGATCCTGATCCCCTTGTTTTTGGCTGCTTCCAGCAACAATTCAAGACGGCTTTTTATCGCCGCCTCCAGGGCGAACTCCGCAGAATTTTGCTTCTCTTTAGAAGAGGGATGCACCAGAAGCACATAGAGCTCCACATCCATCCGTTCGGCCAAGGAACAGGCATGGGAAAGCGCTGCCCATGCACCATGTTTTGTATCCAGAGCTACCAGTATTTTTTCCATGAACCTCCTCGTTTGCCCAAGAATAGCAAAGAAGATGCCATTAAATTTTATCGTAATATTACAAATATTTACCGCTTAACGACAACAACAAGGCTATTCTTTTATTTCATTTTGAAACAATTAGTCGTATTATCAGCAAGCATCGTTTCAATATGAAATAACTAAACGATATCATTCAACCGCCCCTCGATAGGGAGGGAGCGGAACACTGAGAGCTGAGGGGAAAAACAGTGGGCACACATCTGGGAAAACTGGGGCAGGAGGTCATGGGAGCCGGGAGCCGGCTGGTCAACCCAGGATCGATCAAAGGAAAAATTTTCACCATCTTTTCAGTGGCATTTCTCTCGATAGCCGCGCTGACAGCACTGAATCTCTGGAATTTTGGAACACTCAAACAGCATCTCTTGATCAGCGAACGCTACGATGACCTGCTCAATAACATTCTTGAGGTGCGTCGCTTCGAAAAGAACTTCCTTATTTATGGTGATTCCCGCAACATGCAGGAGAGCCTTGATTACCTCGATCGCATCGATGAGCTGGTCAAGGATCTATCCACCGATTTAAGCAGCCTGACCAGCGAGCAGTCCCTTGCAGCCTTCAAGGCAAACCTTAAAGAGTACCGACTGATGGCCTCAAGCCTTGCGGCCAACGCCAAAATCTCCCCTGCCCCGATGCGCACCATTGGCAAGGGCCTCACCGACGAGGCGGATCAGTTCCGTCAATCGAAAAGAAAGCGGGTCCACGCGGCCATTGTCCGCATTTCTTTCCTTCCCTTTGCCTTTCTTGCTATTCTCCTTTCTCTGCTGCTCCTGGTACTCTGGCTCATCTCCCATGGACTACTCAAACCACTGACACTTATCAAAGAGACGACCA
Coding sequences within it:
- a CDS encoding sulfite exporter TauE/SafE family protein, which codes for MDLSMNLYLPIAGASVNCLAIFGLGGVVGLLSGIFGVGGGFLMTPLLIMLGIPPTVAAASDSNQIVGASTSGTLAHFRQGNVDIKMGLLLLIGGIVGGTLGVQVIAFLRKMGNADFLITVTYVLMLGFVGGYMFLESLQSMRKSKQEGSVEVEPKESLYAKLIGILPFQMDFERSGIRLSLFMPFVLGILVGVLAAIMGVGGGFIMVPVMVYLLRMPMHVVVGTSLFQILFTCMNVTVMQAAKNHTVDFVLALLLLIGSAIGAQIGAKVGKKLGGEHLKILLATLVLVVMVKMLCDLLITPDILLSYAGGH
- a CDS encoding universal stress protein, with product MEKILVALDTKHGAWAALSHACSLAERMDVELYVLLVHPSSKEKQNSAEFALEAAIKSRLELLLEAAKNKGIRINYFVSEGTYEEEIIQFVNHYRIGLLVCETTGSAARISAKEALFLRALRHRLRCKLEVVAAGKAPLLAENLPPMT